The Arachis hypogaea cultivar Tifrunner chromosome 14, arahy.Tifrunner.gnm2.J5K5, whole genome shotgun sequence genome has a segment encoding these proteins:
- the LOC112744435 gene encoding uncharacterized protein, producing the protein MSDRVLLKIHYFGQILLQTSEGVKFICENPLDVVIPFIISFEELKGVICEKINSERARKISCILYRYPVPVFGGFIQYQTKYVTDEASMQDMFSMYIGNRSQISFLELYVEFEQSEADRNILREEYNSDSEEEFESNYEFVGPDGDEDQGAGTIAPDVTEVANALANEVPFEEPSFMRALDLEAMHALEFPEYVTAEVPIVADGEFAIGMEFSSREAVITASRIRKQALCKTERSTAWMRGSEKSTTQREDQRASYCGEGETRNGVDR; encoded by the exons ATGAGTGATAGAGTATTACTAAAAATAcattattttggtcagattttgttacaaacgAGTGAAGGAgtgaaatttatttgtgaaaatccattagatgttgttattccaTTTATTATCTCATTTGAAGAACTCAAAGGTGTAATCTGTGAAAAGATTAATTCTGAGAGGGCAAGAAAGATATCCTGTATTCTATACAGATATCCCGTACCGGTGTTTGGTGGGTTCATCCAGTATCAAACCAAATATGTGACGGACGAAGCGAGTATGCAGGatatgttttcaatgtatattggaAACCGGTCTCAGATATCGTTCctcgagttgtatgttgagtttgaacaatctgaGGCTGACCGGAATATTCTGCGGGAAGAGTAtaatagtgacagtgaagaagagttcgaaagcaactacgaatttgttggtccagatggagatgaagatcaaggcGCCGGAACCATAGCCCCAGATGTGACAGAAGTGGCAAATGCACTCGCAAACGAAGtgccgtttgaggagccatcattCATGCGAGCGTTGgacttggaagccatgcatgCTCTGGAATTTCCGGAATATGTGACTGCAG AAGTTCCTAttgtcgcagatggtgaatttgccATCGGTATGGAGTTCAGTTCCAGAGAAGCTGTTATTACGGCGTCGAGAATCAGAAAACAAGCATTGTGCAAGACAGAACGATCAACTGCGTGGATGAGAGGATCAGAGAAGAGCACGACGCAGAGAGAAGATCAGAGAGCGAGCTACTGCGGAGAGGGAGAAACAAGGAACGGCGTTGATAGGTAG
- the LOC112744436 gene encoding small ribosomal subunit protein uS17c, whose protein sequence is MWLLQLPSIPKFSTPFLHGGRTLCSAPTATTFPAPSAPCSMPTIRAMKSMQGKVVCATNDKTVAVEVVRLAPHPKYKRRVRKKKKYQAHDPDNQFKVGDMVQLLKSRPISKTKAFVAVSVPKKDSANNSDIGIPLESQQQA, encoded by the coding sequence ATGTGGCTTCTCCAACTGCCGTCAATCCCCAAGTTCTCCACCCCATTCCTCCATGGCGGCAGAACCCTCTGCTCTGCCCCAACCGCCACTACATTCCCAGCACCATCAGCACCGTGTTCCATGCCTACCATAAGAGCGATGAAGTCGATGCAGGGGAAGGTGGTGTGCGCCACTAACGACAAGACGGTGGCGGTGGAGGTTGTTCGTCTGGCCCCTCACCCGAAGTATAAGAGGCgcgtgaggaagaagaagaagtaccaGGCCCACGACCCTGATAACCAGTTCAAGGTTGGTGACATGGTTCAGCTTCTCAAGAGCAGGCCCATCAGTAAGACCAAGGCTTTCGTTGCCGTTTCTGTTCCCAAGAAGGACTCCGCCAATAACTCCGACATTGGAATCCCCTTGGAGTCTCAGCAACAGGCTTAG